AACTCCCATCTCATAATACAAATGGCCTCCACAAGGACTATGTATCACGTGAATTGGCCCTAAGTGACTGAAGGACCAAGACAAAAATCATTATGTACTGTTAAGAATTTCTAGATTTTTATTTTACCAATTATTATGGCAGACAGGTAGTCTTTGGTTAGTTTGTACAAAACACCTTGTCCCTTCTTGTGACCTTGTTAGCATTTCAGACAAATCCGCTTGTAAGGAATTGTGGTGAGGTAAGGAAGGGAGATTTTTATCTCCATCTGTAGTTTATAGTTTTCTTTCAGGTTTCAAATGAAGTGGCAGTCAAATCATGTCAGACTGACAAATGGAATTCCAGTTTTGAAGCTGCCAGTTAAATCACACACAactattttatttcttctttagGGTATCTATGCCAGATACCTCTTGGGAAATGCTGCTGCAGAAAATAGCTATGAGTTTGGCAATCTGGTGAAACTTTTGGCAGAAAGAGGATTACAACTCACAACCATGTAAGAAtgtttcagaagattttaaagatggaAATAATTCCCTTCAGAACAATTGAGGCTTTAGCATGCTCATGTATGTTTAAAGCTACAAACATGTAGAAAAGAAGGATTATTAACCCATCTGCATTATTTTTGTAGGACCTCATTTACCACCAGCATTCAGTCATGTAGTAACGGGGAATTGTTCCAGCAAACTAAAAAGGGTAAGGAAGTGCTTCAGAAGGTGAAGGATTTCATGGGAAAACATGTTTTTCCCGCTCAAAAGGTAAGAAATACTGAGTATAACACAGACCCAATCCAGTTACTATGATCCTCCAATAGACACGGGGTTTAATTTTGCTATGGGTTATTGGATAAAAGTtaggttttgattttttaaaaaaatctaaccaAGCCACATTTTTATATAATACATTCACCCATTATTAAACTGTGTTTGTGAACATAAGGCATAAATATCTTTTAATCTTTAGCTGATCTTTACAGCCCTTGACATgggacctgggccgtttccagacggccccccgccttgcgaaacgtcgcgcgtcgtcgcgcgtcgttgcgcagaaaacgcgaaatatcgcgttttctcgcgcgagttttgcgcaacgtcgcgcaaaactcgcgcgagaaaacgcgatatttcgcgttttctgcgcaacaacgcgcgacgacgcgcgacgtttcgcaaggcggggggccgtctggaaacggccctggtttcacCCCTGCTGGCAGAAGGTTTCCAAGGGAGAGGGTGACTACATGCACAGCACAGGAGGTttctatgagcggaactacaagtgacaaaaggcacaggttggacacttgtcagcttccctcaagttttgatgggaaatgtaggcagcttggcggaatgttggacaagcgacagttgaaaagtccattggacagcagtcagcgaagctgcgagaccaggatgcctacatttcccatcaaaacttgagggaagttaaAAGTAGTGTAGAAAAGGAAACTTCAATGACCGACAAGTGATCTCTGATACTTTGTCTCTTCTTAAAAATACAACTCCCCATTTTCCTTTGCAGGCACTTGCCCCCTCTGCCTGAGATGTTGTGCTGGTGTAGGTGAAACCGCTGAGAGAATGCTAGGTCTTACGAACTGTGCCATAAAATATACGAAATCTTTGAATGAAGAGCCCCAATGCAATATTTCACAAACAGTTCCTTAAGGCTATATCAATTCATAGTCAAAATATTTCATGGAGAAAATCTTCAATAATGCTTATTTAGAAAATTGAGGTGCTATTTCTCCAGATACCTGTTTGAAGCTGCTTTCAAAGTAAAAACATAAAAGCAACCACCAATATTAAACTTTTCTTGCTCTGAAGCAAAGTACTGATTTAGTATTCATCAAGTCTATAGACTCAAGCGGCTTGAATCCACAACCCTGGAAGATGCATATGGCCTTCTCTCTTGTCCATTGATCAAATTTCagaggatgggggcggggggaggtagtGCTACCCTGTATCTTTTGTCATGTCTTAGCTGCTGTCATGTGGCAGGCCAGCAGAAGCTTCTGGATTTTGTGAATGACCTTTATTTTGGAGAACTAGGTACTTATTATATGTTAACACCGGAAGGAAACAAATGGAAATAACCAAAGTCCTACGGAGAAGAGAGAATGCAGTAATAATGTTCTCTACATGAATGTTCTCTACTgatgtgtttaatttttttgtaggAAATGGCAGAGTATTATGTCAGAAATAAAAATTCACCAGACATATGGAAAAAACCCGCAGTGATTACAAAACTGAAGGTACAAATCTTTTCCCGTCTTCCACCCCCATCCCATGGAAGGATGGAGCTGGTGCAACCTTTTATTTTTGCACAATTTACATtgtaatagttttttttaatggttttggcTCTTATTCTAATTATAATAACTAAAAAGAGAGAATTTATCCTCCTGACCCACAGGCTAAAAACTTGGCTCTTATTCCAATTATAATAACTAAAAAGAGAGAATTTATCCTCCTGACCCACAGGCTAAAAACTTGGCTCTTATTCCAATTATAATAACTAAAAAGAGAGAATTTATCCTCCTGACCCACAGGCTAAAAACTTGGATTTAAGCCACTAAGTCTTATTGACCTTGGCTGAAGCTGAGTCAGGGCCAGATTCTTTTCCAGGCTTGCTGGGCTACAGATTGTAGTCCCAAATGCTGCATATTTCAGTCATTTTGTATTTGAATataccaccctgacctggatagcccaggtgagcctaatctcatcagatctcagaagctaagtagggttggccttggttagtaattggatgggagacctccaacaaagaccaggattgcaaaggcaatgggaaaccatctttgttagtctcttgccatgaaaaccccaccagggggtcaccATATGTAAACTATGACTTACCACCACATTTAAATGTACCAAGCAGAAAAACTGATTTCAaatgcagggccgattccacatggcttacctgaagccgggacgttgtgcaaggttgcggatcatgccagaaaaaacgtggaagatcgcgttttctcgtgtgaatTTTAcgtgacattgcacaaaacttgcgcaagaaaacgcgatcttccacgttttttccggcatgatccgcaacattgcgcaacgtcctggcttcaggtaagccgtgtggaatcagcccatgtctagtcaggaagaAATCCTACTGAATTCAGTAAAACTTACTAACAAAATCACACAGGGTTGAACATTGTGGGTGTGCACATTGTGTCAAGGGCACTACCAAGTTTACACTATACATCAGTACTCAGAGCTGGCCTCACCCACCATATCATGCCACTTGTATAGCTGAAAACGGTTAGCTGTGCAAAGCCGACAGATCAGGTAGAGATGGGAAATGGGTGAACGGTGAGGGGCGAGGGGGCAtgcttctgtttctttctgctcTCCCACACTTTCACTGCAATTTTAAGAAGTTAaatccttctaaatctattgaagtcaatgggttaaCTCTTTTTAGGTTTGCACTTTTTGTATCCCTGGGGATGTGGGGGAAAGGGGCGTGAGTTCCAGCATGGAAGGAGGATGCTTTGGTAGGAGCTTGCCTTACCTTGCCCTGAACTTCAAAACTGCCTctcattggtttttttaaaaaaatttttattggtgagtttatatttcatatttaatacgttcattcccatcatatctaatttactctaacccccaccctttcttcccccctccttatcgacttccaacagctttccaacccttaacccttcttattattTAACTTGACTTCAAAACTGCCTCTCATTGGTGATCGCCAAGTCAGTAGGTGTGGAAATTGGCATCACCTCCTAAATAATTAATGCTGGGTCTGAGGAGTGGAGGTTGGGGCGGGGAAACACAGCGCAGCAGAAAGTTTTCTCGTGCAGTCATCAGCTTAAGCAATTATTCTGCATCTGGTTTTCGAAGAtggggaagagggagaggagTTGTGGATAGTCTGTTTGGATGCAGACCCTTAGAAGCTGGATTTTTAGGAGAGTGTTTTATTTTCTTTGAAACTGGAGGCTACCTCGATGGCAGAGCCTCTGTTCTTATATGCACATCAGAAGAGTTTCCAGAATAGAGGCTTGCTTGTAAGCACGCAATCTGAAGCTCAACACAGAAAAGGCGCCCACTGTAGAATGGTGTTGGGATACTTTACATCTATTTGGAAAAGCGTGAATACATTTTATTAGGTATTGCAGATACATATTTTAAAGTGCTGGttattgaaatagaaaaactgCAGGAAAACTGGAAAATAGGCTCACAATAATTATGGACATGTATTCATATGCTTGGGAGCATTAGTTCAAGATTGGAAAGTTGTAGGGTCTGATCAAAAGGAGCTTTTTCACCCACATAAAAAGGAAAATTCCTGGGATTCACCAGAAGATTTACGCATGTGCTCGGGACCTCACGCAAGCAGAAGTATGATGAAAAACGCCCCCTCACAATGGGCCCTTGTGCTAATTTAAACATACAGTATCCAGTAGCCATTTTTCTACTTGCAGAAGCGAGTGCAAGCAATTCCTGGGCACTATAAACTACAGACACACTAGGAGTTGCAGAAGTTCTTACGCAAGAGGAACTGCActgtttatgtttctgcttgtgcaTTGCTCGCTCACAAATGAGCAAAATAAACATACCCAAAATATTTATATGAAACCATTCATAGGAAATATAGAAATAGCAAGAATAATCCATTACATCAGCATTACATTCCAGTAGGCTGTAGCGGCTGCATAGAATCTAGCAACTCTTGCCTGTGTTTTCAGGCTCAAGTCccacaaaaaaaaaggaaggtagACCATTCCTCCCATTCCTCTGACTTACCAGGGTCATTTGGGAGATTGGGAGTGATAAATGCATATCTcatggccaaactacaagtgacgaatgacattgtCACTTGTCTCACTTGACATCATCACAGActcacttgaacggcaagtgagtctgttcacttgccattcaagtgtcatttgtcacttgtagtttggctctaagttcaTTATAAAAGTAGCAGTGCATGCTCAGCCATTTCAGTTCCCCACTTGCACAAGGGCATATCCATTCTTGGTACTGCTTGTGCCTCACTGGATTCAAGCCTATGTCGGCACATCGACATTTCTCTGAAGTTTTCTCTAATTTTTATTGGGCTATGAGTAGAACTAAACACCAGGCTTTACCGAGGGGTAATGTGGATGTAATCGGCTAAGATATAAAAGTGGGCAGTGCATATGTGAAAACAGTTCAAGACAAATGTACAGTCTAATCCTAggcatatttacttggaaataagttgTACTAAAACTAACATGACATGATTTCCTTGCAGTTGTAGTGGGTAGAATGATTGTTCCATGTCACAAATCGTTGGTTGATGGATCTTTCCACCTTTccacaggagatggcaaaagcaGAAGGCCTCTGGAACCTTTTCCTGCCAGCTATTAGTGGTCTTGGCCAGGTCGATTATGCACTGATCGCTGAAGAGACTGGAAAGTGTTTTTTTGCCCCTGAGGTGTTCAACTGTCATGCACCAGGTTAGCAAAATGCTTATATCTTGTATACAATAAGCAGAGACTTCCATTCCACCAATAATAGAGCATTCCTGTGGTGGAAAAGGCGTGTTCAGTTGGCAGGAAGAAAGGCTCCATTGTTAGTGGAATGGAACCATTGCAGCCAAACCATAATATCTGGGTATGATAGGAACAGCAATAAATGGGCATTCTTATATCACCCAGACACAGGGAACATGGAAGTCCTGCACTTATATGGCACAGAAGAccaaaagaaaaaatggctggagCCTCTGCTTGAAGGGAAAATTAGCTCTTGCTTCTGCATGACAGGTAATGGGGTCTGATTTTCAAAATATGAAGTGGGTGTGTGGGAGGGGAACTGAGTTCTTTGttcttaaatatattttaataatttatGACAATGAAACCAACATATCCTCAACCTACTACAACATCTTCTCCCTGCTTCCTCCCTACATTTAATCCGACTATTCAAAGGTGCTGATAACGTGCAACTAATAAAGGTACAACCTCCTACTTTTAGGTGTGTCAGCATCAGTTTGAGAGAAGAGGCCATGATATACACTGAATCCAGGCATTTCCACAGGAACTTACAAGAACAAGTTAAACATGCAACAAgccttatatatttattatttagttacataatttatagtccactcttctCACTGGGATTCAAAGTAGATCACACAAAATAAGCCAATACAGTCAACAATACATACTAGCTAGTTGGGTGGGTTGTACAAAAtgattgtttccccccccctttttttttaaaaaaaaaacccctctgctaTGTGACATTTTGGGTCTGTGTGTTCACTCTTGGGTGTATTgaattatattatttttaaaaaatactcattAAGGGGCTTTTTTGTAAAGCACCACCTGTGTATGTAGGGTTGTCAGGGAGCACAAACACTTGGTGATCTCAATGATATCTAGTCCTGGACTTGTTTTTGAAGGGAGTCCTTCTCAGGAAACCCACCATGTAAGCACAACTGAATTTGCAAGTAGATGCATGTGCTTGGTATTTGCATATTAGCTATGCATTCTGCCCACTACATGTTCTAGTCATTTTATTTGGCACAGAACCAGATGTTGCTTCAAGTGATGCCACCAACATGGAATGCAGCATTCAGAGAGATGGAGACAGATATATAATTAACGGGAAGAAATGGTGGAGCAGTGGTGAGTAAAAACCTTTCCGGTAGGAGGACAATGGCGGGTTGTGGGTTGATTCTGTTGCAATGTTATTGTAGGATAAAGAATCCTACAGTGGGTCTCATTGGAAATGGTTTCTCTTAATCCATTCCTTTTGTGTTCCTGTTTTCTCTACATAAATACTGCAGAGAGAGACAGCTTTTATCAGTGTCATATTAGCAAAGACCTTTTGCACTGACATGCTGAAAGATCCAATTTAAGTCCATCTATAGGTTGGTTTACGCATGATCTCAAGATGTAGTTTTTGCATGCAGTGGCGGTTCTGAGCAAGCCTTAGTACTctttgagtgattccacacacattggataatgcactttcaatcctctttatagatcatttggaacggattttttttgtgtggaacaaaaaatccacctcaacgattgataaagtgcattatccaatgtgtacaGAATCAGCCTTCGTCAGACTTTCACTGTGAGCTGGACCTAGAACCTGGCTCCTGCTGAACTTTCCATTCACAGTGGAATTAGATACGTGAATCCATGTCACAGTGCTCTATCCCAGGCATGTAAAATTTGCATGCTGGGATGGTGTGATAATTACCTATGCCCCTTTAATTAATGCACATGGAAATGTGTGAAACCCAAGGTGTATAAAGCTGTTTTTAAACCTACATTTTATTTAACATTATTACTATGAAACAACATGTTTAAAGCACTTTGGCAAAGCATACAACTATACATTGTCTTAAATATGAAGTGTTTTGTGTGTAAAATTCTAGCCAAGTATCTAAATGTAATAACTGTATTCTTCAGcactattattaataataacgtAGACCGCTTCCATCACCTGGAGCGGGTCTCCCGTTTAGCTTCCTGCTTCAGAGACCCCTCTCTGCGGGGTCTCCCCAGAGCTCAAGAAATCCCAAGCCCCCAGATCACAGGGTTCGGCTCTCGTTCAGGAGACAAGCCCCTCAGAGCCGCTGACCTCGCTGCGCCCGAACCCCGGGGTGGGGGGTAACGTAGACCACTTTATGTATAAATTCCAAGAAAATCCTGCAGTCCTGACTGTATTGTGTTTTTGTGTAATTTGTTTGtgtaatttgtttcattttatattAAATAAGATGCAAAAGGTACACTTTTTAAACTGGAAAATAGTGACAGAAATTTACAAGTATTGTCATTTAACCATTTAGTATCTGGAAAGATATTTTTAATGCAATAAACCGATCATAGTTAACAAGAATAAGTTGGTAAATGTAGTTAAGAGCTAGCCTTAAACATGGTGGCACTAGTGACAAGGAGTAAAACTGTAGCTGTGTctaaaatcagcatctgtaacaTGACAAAAATTATtccatgtacagtgcaatcctaaacagcctTTAATTCCGTTGAAGTCAGTGTGCTTAGAAGGATGTATGtctgtttagtattgcactgGTACAGTGTTACAAATGTCACCATTCCTTATTCCTAGATTTGCTGAACTCCAACTAGGTCCTAGAGATGTTTCAGAATTGCAACAGATTATAGATttaaattcccctggagaaaatggcggctttggagggtggactcaatggcattattcCCGGTTAATGCCCCTTCTCTTCCCAAACCCTTCCATTCTTCAAGCTCCACTCCAGCTTTTCcatgaatttctcaacctggagctggcaaccctacctactcccagggcttttttccagctggaatgcggtgaaatggagttccggcacctcttgaaaatggtcacatggccggtggccccgccccctgatctccagacagaggggagtttagattgccctccatgctgtggagggcaggctaaactcctttctgtctggagaccagggggcagggccactggccatgtgaccattttcgccgagggcgatttaaacttttaaaaactccccctttgttccagctgacccaaagtgacatcattgtgtgggcctgggagtgtgcatgcacttttTGCATGcacgtgtggtaccaggggcaccacctcacacagggagttgccccctgtgctggcaacccactgagttctgctacctcttttcccagaaaaaaaggcctgcctaCTCCATATAGTTAATTGGTAGGAGCAGGAAGGCACACTGCACCAGGATGCTGGGTACAGtaaaagtttaaaaaacagaacaaaaactaACTTGTTTATCATGCATTAGTCTGATACAGGCTGCTTGAGAAAAAGCCAGCCCTGCAGAACACAACTTTGGTATACTTCTCATCCCTGCTCTCCACATGCACACACCTCACACAAATCCCTCCCATGTTTTTAAGCGTATCTCTTATTTTTGTGTCTCCATCCCTCAGTTCCCCATAAAGTAGTCTATATTAACTGGATGATATTGTACAATAAACTGAAAGCAAGAGTGGAAATGGTACGTGCCATGCTGGAGTGTCTGGAGTACAGATTGCACCAAGATTTCTGCTTTGCTCTACCAGTTTAAACAAGTATTTTGAGATGCAGTTCTATGCCCAGGAGCAGATACATTCTGTTATCTTGGAATCAGCCCTCAATGTCTGAATGTTGATTCGCTAATGTGGACTACGGTACCCTCCTCCTAGTTTTCTAAATAGTGAAGCTGCTTGTTTGTTCTGCAGAGTCCTCCTCGTACCCCATGGGAATCTCTTCAGTTGCTGTTTGTTGTCTTCTCCAGTAGCCATATTTTTTTGCTATTTTCAccatatacattttaaaagaggCTCCCATAAAAAAATACAGGATGGGGTTTAAGCAGCTGTGAAACAAGGCAATACTCTTTGTGACCTGGAAGGCAACATCGATGGCTTTGCTTACGTTGCAGTCTGTAATCAGGTGGAAGATAATATCTATGGCTCTCCAAAGCTTGACAATGTTGTAGGGCAATTGGGTGAGGATAAAGGCAGAGACGACTGCTGCAAGAACTTTCAGGGGATGGGATTTCTTAACGCTGGGACTCTTAATGAGAGCTCTGGCAATAGCCGAGTAGCAGATCACCATGACGAGGAAAGGCAATACAAAACACAGAGTAATTTCCAAGATTTGGATGGTTGCTTTAAGCGTTACCCCAAGGCTCTTGGGAAATATAGGAAGACATTCAGATCTGTCGTGTAGCTCTTTAACTGTGTTAAAAATCAGTTCAGGAATGCATAGCAACATGGCAGCTATCCAGACAACGGAGCAAGTTTTGCTGCATTTCTTTGTATCTCTTTGTTGATTCTGGGGTTTGATGATGGCATTATATCTGTCAATGCTGATGCAGGCCAGAAACTGCATCCGAGCGCTGAAGGTCAAGGTGTACATAGCAGAGGTGATTTTGCACAAAGCGATACCAAGCACCCATCCGTGCCCAGCATTTGCTGCCCAAAATGGGAGAGTGAAAAGCAGTAGCAAATCGGCAATGGCCAAATTCATTATGTACACATCTGTCCGGCTCTTTAACTTCTTCAAGTAGGCATATATCGCAACCACTAAAGAATTTCCAGCAAGTCCAGCAAGGAAAACAATGGAATAAAATGCAGGGAGGAATGATTTCCTGAAATGTCTGACTTCTTCTTTGACACACATCTCTTCATACAAAGCATATTCTAAAGTATCATTCCATTCCTCATCATTGTAAGAATAATCTACTGAAGAATTTATATAGGACTCCATCGAGAAATCTGAatgatagaaaaaaaaatccaacttaaTTCCATCTTGAAACAGTTGCCtcgttttctttttaaataccaGATAATGTTTGAATCAAAGGTTCTGAGCACATGTAGAACCAAGCTAGACGTTACAGTGA
Above is a window of Eublepharis macularius isolate TG4126 chromosome 11, MPM_Emac_v1.0, whole genome shotgun sequence DNA encoding:
- the ACKR4 gene encoding atypical chemokine receptor 4, which gives rise to MEFLTAAPATKISSDFSMESYINSSVDYSYNDEEWNDTLEYALYEEMCVKEEVRHFRKSFLPAFYSIVFLAGLAGNSLVVAIYAYLKKLKSRTDVYIMNLAIADLLLLFTLPFWAANAGHGWVLGIALCKITSAMYTLTFSARMQFLACISIDRYNAIIKPQNQQRDTKKCSKTCSVVWIAAMLLCIPELIFNTVKELHDRSECLPIFPKSLGVTLKATIQILEITLCFVLPFLVMVICYSAIARALIKSPSVKKSHPLKVLAAVVSAFILTQLPYNIVKLWRAIDIIFHLITDCNVSKAIDVAFQVTKSIALFHSCLNPILYFFMGASFKMYMVKIAKKYGYWRRQQTATEEIPMGYEEDSAEQTSSFTI